A portion of the Chryseobacterium tructae genome contains these proteins:
- a CDS encoding helix-turn-helix domain-containing protein, with amino-acid sequence MNSDILHTQDISRFLAAVPQKNNDYIVLLCLKGYTSIKIGHHSFELGPTMIAILSPGRIFSTEKTSADLEVMQLHFDQSFLNKTFIREEVINQLLELNPDYPPVYSLEDSFPRVLEKFKCIENELMTQSAYHLDVVRLITLEILYEYNRACEFCLLGFKKNMNRNYQLTYEFKKLVDQHFIHWKTVADYSSFLGISAKHLTEVVRIETGSTALRIIHERLLLESQYLLKHTTCSIKECAYQLGFESPSYFTRFFKNNTGMNPNAYRSQPQNVIDKPPF; translated from the coding sequence ATGAATTCAGATATCCTTCACACACAAGATATCAGTCGGTTTCTGGCTGCAGTTCCGCAAAAGAATAATGATTATATTGTTTTGCTGTGTTTGAAGGGCTATACTTCGATCAAAATCGGGCATCATAGTTTTGAACTTGGCCCGACTATGATCGCTATTCTTTCCCCGGGCAGAATATTTTCGACAGAAAAAACATCAGCTGATCTGGAAGTGATGCAGCTGCATTTTGATCAATCATTTCTCAACAAAACGTTTATACGGGAAGAAGTTATCAATCAGCTGCTGGAACTCAATCCCGACTACCCGCCTGTATATTCTCTTGAAGACTCTTTCCCACGAGTTTTGGAAAAATTCAAATGTATAGAAAATGAACTGATGACACAATCAGCCTATCATCTGGATGTTGTACGCCTGATTACTCTTGAAATCCTATACGAGTATAACAGAGCCTGCGAATTTTGTCTTCTTGGTTTTAAAAAGAATATGAACCGTAATTATCAACTTACCTATGAGTTCAAAAAACTGGTGGATCAACATTTTATCCATTGGAAAACAGTGGCAGACTATTCTTCATTTTTAGGAATCAGTGCCAAGCATCTTACTGAAGTTGTAAGAATTGAAACCGGAAGCACCGCCTTACGCATTATCCATGAAAGACTATTACTAGAAAGTCAATATTTACTCAAGCACACCACTTGTTCTATAAAAGAATGTGCTTATCAGCTAGGCTTCGAAAGCCCCTCTTACTTTACTCGTTTTTTTAAAAATAATACCGGCATGAATCCGAATGCTTATCGCTCTCAGCCGCAAAATGTGATAGACAAACCACCGTTTTGA
- a CDS encoding DUF6493 family protein, which produces MKERLYEILNEEKIHEIVPFLKQLTAEEKQTLVPTIKKIDREINKIIMTKNSYHTAGSVNQHSIIDIASFVCMDQKNFGKNYWSLFRNIEQTEQILEWGCPDWFSDFINDSVDAEFTAFNYQHILGWAEKGYIQPKPELLGHHLSNYPADLDQHPETLNTHFWYLCEYPSKSLPFQREWFPLVQKLVTEQKVDRKRFLRECLLASNRNFNKNVTGWFMDAFTALKPSEDELVGLQDELLAGLASSQSKAVNTILIHLKKMVGSPAFKNDEFAHYLPNLLSQEVKTVVMASLTLTEKIFQHKKLDPEILGIALTSAFVSKDDSIQSKAAKIILKYIPPSETIKESLSHYSDNILTNVRTLLDPYIEEELQELEAIVSEKISLTTEENKVKVLESFEDLMFFLPLAIEDPYSHHCDTALSGFARFANDINEESVKLIEPVFLKACKTIAKWEVPYLNVLICNLIINYGLSLLEKYPDQLKNLEKIYHKTSNEEAAREGYLNYQKKLGPIAKVGAESPVMKAFKELAIYTYEKINAGDSVPLLFAITHAPCWICPVTLVERLQVYQDKDIEPHHLDMQLALQRCALDNTSEALELAEAKLKGEYKELLFFFFGKNAQPKGKFEHPAWWMTAGITRSPGTVFKEFSSFGYDTIPFEFFSGTYQWKTIDSKKNSYYPAELNITIPKYHVEKRKEPLLLEYFIAEPRELSETIGMMWCFPNTLGNALAKVIKSCLFYSGIAEVYERNLVLNTAQALYQVKKPLAEMGYLFLGTIFLDGDKTIRGTAAEIWLEHVSHKMIDNAQLGKVIGTHEKLEWAPVKRFTDLIQHQMLNVSKNHNIALEELISNILLQMDQPVTNLKKLLEVYHEVLALNQSEANKKVIEKLNDWKENSSLKKICNHLLKK; this is translated from the coding sequence ATGAAAGAAAGACTTTATGAGATCCTTAATGAGGAAAAAATACATGAGATAGTCCCTTTTCTAAAGCAGCTTACTGCAGAAGAAAAGCAGACATTAGTACCTACGATAAAAAAAATAGATCGTGAGATCAACAAGATCATCATGACTAAAAATTCTTACCATACAGCAGGTTCTGTAAATCAACATTCAATTATTGATATTGCATCATTTGTTTGTATGGATCAAAAAAACTTTGGTAAAAATTACTGGAGTCTTTTTCGTAATATAGAACAAACAGAGCAGATCTTAGAATGGGGATGCCCAGATTGGTTTTCCGACTTTATCAATGATTCTGTTGATGCCGAGTTTACAGCTTTCAATTATCAGCATATTTTAGGCTGGGCAGAAAAAGGCTATATTCAACCTAAGCCAGAGTTGCTGGGACATCACCTGAGCAATTATCCGGCAGATCTCGATCAGCATCCCGAAACACTCAATACCCATTTTTGGTATCTGTGTGAATATCCATCCAAATCATTACCATTCCAGAGAGAATGGTTCCCATTGGTGCAAAAACTTGTTACAGAACAAAAGGTTGACAGAAAAAGATTTTTAAGAGAATGTCTACTGGCTTCCAACAGAAATTTTAATAAGAATGTAACAGGTTGGTTTATGGATGCTTTTACAGCTTTAAAACCATCAGAGGATGAATTGGTAGGACTTCAGGATGAATTATTAGCCGGATTGGCTTCTTCACAATCAAAAGCAGTCAATACTATTCTTATACATTTGAAGAAAATGGTAGGAAGCCCTGCTTTTAAAAATGATGAATTTGCTCATTATCTTCCTAATTTGTTGAGTCAGGAAGTTAAAACAGTGGTGATGGCCAGCCTTACTTTAACAGAAAAGATCTTTCAACATAAAAAACTTGATCCTGAAATCTTAGGAATTGCTTTAACTTCTGCATTTGTAAGCAAAGATGACAGCATACAGTCAAAAGCAGCAAAGATTATTCTGAAATATATTCCTCCATCCGAAACGATAAAGGAATCGCTTTCTCATTATTCAGATAATATTCTGACGAATGTACGGACGCTTTTAGATCCATATATAGAGGAAGAACTTCAGGAACTGGAAGCAATAGTTTCAGAAAAGATATCTTTAACTACAGAAGAAAATAAAGTTAAGGTATTGGAGAGCTTTGAAGATCTGATGTTTTTCCTTCCTTTAGCCATAGAAGATCCATACAGCCATCATTGTGATACGGCTTTGTCCGGCTTTGCCCGCTTTGCTAATGATATCAATGAAGAGTCTGTAAAATTAATAGAACCCGTATTTCTTAAAGCCTGTAAAACCATTGCAAAATGGGAAGTTCCATATTTGAATGTCCTGATATGCAATCTCATTATTAATTATGGATTAAGTTTATTAGAAAAATATCCTGATCAACTTAAAAATCTGGAAAAAATATATCATAAAACCAGTAACGAGGAAGCTGCAAGAGAAGGTTATTTAAACTACCAAAAAAAGCTTGGTCCCATTGCAAAAGTGGGAGCAGAAAGTCCTGTAATGAAAGCTTTTAAAGAATTGGCAATATATACTTATGAAAAAATAAATGCTGGGGACAGCGTTCCTTTACTATTTGCCATTACCCATGCTCCTTGTTGGATCTGTCCTGTCACTTTGGTAGAAAGACTGCAGGTATATCAGGATAAGGATATAGAACCTCACCATCTGGATATGCAGTTGGCGTTACAACGATGTGCTTTAGATAATACTTCTGAAGCATTAGAACTTGCTGAAGCAAAACTAAAAGGAGAATATAAAGAGCTTTTGTTTTTCTTCTTTGGTAAAAATGCACAGCCAAAAGGAAAGTTTGAACATCCTGCATGGTGGATGACCGCTGGAATTACACGTTCTCCGGGAACTGTTTTTAAAGAATTTAGCAGTTTTGGATATGATACAATTCCCTTTGAATTCTTCTCAGGGACTTATCAATGGAAAACTATTGATAGCAAGAAAAATTCCTATTATCCGGCTGAGCTGAATATTACCATTCCAAAATATCACGTTGAAAAAAGAAAAGAACCATTGCTTTTGGAGTATTTTATTGCTGAGCCAAGGGAGCTTTCTGAAACAATAGGGATGATGTGGTGCTTTCCGAATACCTTGGGGAATGCTTTGGCTAAAGTGATTAAAAGCTGTCTTTTCTATTCAGGTATTGCAGAAGTCTACGAAAGAAATCTGGTACTCAATACGGCACAAGCCCTTTATCAGGTTAAAAAGCCTTTAGCGGAAATGGGATATCTGTTTCTGGGAACTATTTTCCTGGATGGTGATAAAACAATCCGTGGAACTGCTGCAGAAATCTGGCTGGAACATGTCTCTCATAAGATGATAGACAATGCACAACTAGGAAAAGTGATCGGAACGCACGAAAAACTGGAATGGGCACCGGTAAAAAGATTTACAGATCTTATTCAACATCAGATGCTGAATGTCAGTAAAAATCATAATATTGCATTGGAAGAATTAATTTCTAATATTCTCCTTCAGATGGATCAACCTGTTACCAATCTGAAGAAGCTGTTGGAAGTTTACCATGAAGTATTAGCTTTAAACCAGTCGGAAGCTAATAAAAAAGTAATTGAAAAACTTAACGACTGGAAAGAAAACTCGAGCCTGAAAAAAATCTGCAATCATCTTCTAAAAAAATAG
- a CDS encoding phosphate ABC transporter substrate-binding protein, protein MKKIKTLRQKFGINEDEWIDFPKKISGIQISRIQHGDDLGCSYCFPHGLEVVNAKDTKFQRNWKKYRRTQWKN, encoded by the coding sequence ATGAAAAAAATTAAAACATTAAGACAAAAATTCGGAATCAATGAAGATGAATGGATTGATTTTCCGAAGAAAATTTCCGGCATACAGATTTCAAGAATCCAACACGGAGATGACCTGGGGTGTTCATATTGTTTTCCACATGGTTTAGAAGTGGTAAACGCAAAGGATACCAAGTTTCAGCGAAACTGGAAGAAATACAGAAGAACCCAATGGAAAAATTAA
- a CDS encoding SWIM zinc finger family protein, protein MLEPLLPYIDAMQVFPHPNMQSTTWQLYMGNIRFSFSLSRESWRGFSGEGAVLNSLTTEIPDEWMDALDKYAYANQSFNATTLAIEENLSLSKTDHLTKRLAAMGLLGYDLDENEFFYRRLPFKLSRILGLNPRMKNAEKLIEDGKVEILNNTKERTEARVEGTGVHHTVILEEDKERCTCEWFSKYQGERGPCKHVLAVKKIINLVH, encoded by the coding sequence TTGCTGGAGCCTCTGCTTCCTTATATTGATGCTATGCAGGTATTTCCACATCCGAATATGCAATCTACGACCTGGCAGCTTTATATGGGAAATATAAGATTCAGTTTTTCTTTATCAAGAGAAAGCTGGCGTGGATTCTCAGGCGAAGGTGCTGTATTGAACAGCCTTACAACTGAAATCCCTGATGAATGGATGGATGCATTAGATAAATATGCTTATGCCAATCAGTCATTCAATGCAACAACTCTGGCAATAGAAGAGAATCTTAGTTTGAGCAAAACAGATCATTTAACAAAAAGATTGGCCGCAATGGGCTTACTCGGATATGACCTTGATGAAAATGAATTTTTCTACCGCCGATTACCTTTTAAGTTAAGTCGTATCTTAGGTTTGAACCCTCGCATGAAAAATGCCGAAAAGCTAATTGAAGATGGGAAAGTGGAAATTTTAAATAATACTAAAGAAAGAACTGAGGCAAGGGTAGAAGGCACGGGAGTACATCATACTGTAATTCTTGAAGAAGATAAAGAACGCTGTACCTGTGAATGGTTTAGCAAGTATCAAGGTGAAAGAGGGCCTTGTAAACATGTTCTGGCAGTAAAGAAAATAATAAATCTTGTACATTAA
- a CDS encoding MFS transporter, which translates to MKGTNNQSTTLDNTSWYALFSNGNGIKAITLALGVMLHATNVYLATTVMPSIIKEIGGLEYYAWNTTLFVVASVIGSVVSANRISKLGPRKSYQTAIIIFSLGTLLCSLATSMPILLFGRFIQGLGGGLLFALSYAMIRIIFKENLWPRAMALVSGMWGIAAFSGPFIGGFFAEHDKWRWSFGSLLIICLIILIIASTILPNKKGKSIAPSVPVLKLLMLVLASFSVSAGSIFENSLLNITGVVLALFFLYVVKVSENKSSGARLLPSGSYLLSSPLGKVYAVMFLLTIATSIEIFVPYFAQILNEFTPIQSGYLTVLIAIGWTLSSLIFSGIKSQFSNQLILTGCIIMLIGLAGLTLISFPINITPISKLILNCLFLLAIGMGVGAGWPHLLTQIFSLAPNGEEELTSASITTVQLIATAFGAALAGLAANIGGITVPGGIEGTQNASLVCMVHFHWLLFLLLLFLSLVKNKCLLNLLSC; encoded by the coding sequence ATGAAGGGTACAAACAATCAATCAACTACTTTAGACAATACCTCATGGTATGCCTTATTCTCCAATGGAAACGGAATAAAAGCCATTACTTTAGCATTGGGAGTTATGCTCCATGCTACGAATGTCTATCTTGCAACTACCGTGATGCCGTCTATTATAAAAGAAATCGGCGGATTAGAATATTACGCCTGGAATACTACTTTATTTGTTGTAGCATCCGTAATTGGTTCTGTGGTTTCTGCCAATCGGATATCCAAACTGGGACCCAGAAAGTCTTATCAGACTGCTATTATTATTTTTTCATTGGGCACTTTACTCTGTTCATTAGCCACATCTATGCCCATTTTATTATTCGGACGTTTTATACAGGGACTTGGAGGTGGATTGCTATTTGCGCTGTCTTATGCAATGATCAGAATTATATTTAAAGAAAATTTGTGGCCGCGTGCTATGGCTCTTGTTTCCGGGATGTGGGGAATTGCTGCTTTTTCCGGTCCTTTTATTGGAGGATTTTTTGCAGAACATGATAAATGGCGATGGTCATTTGGTTCTCTTTTGATTATATGCCTGATTATATTGATTATTGCATCAACCATTCTCCCTAATAAAAAAGGTAAAAGTATAGCTCCATCCGTTCCTGTTTTAAAGTTATTGATGCTCGTTCTGGCTTCTTTTTCTGTTTCTGCAGGAAGTATTTTTGAAAACAGTCTGCTGAATATTACAGGAGTTGTGCTTGCTCTTTTTTTCCTATATGTTGTAAAAGTCAGTGAAAATAAAAGTTCCGGGGCACGACTTCTTCCTTCTGGATCTTACCTGCTTTCATCTCCATTAGGAAAAGTATATGCTGTCATGTTTCTTCTGACAATTGCCACTTCCATAGAGATTTTTGTTCCTTATTTTGCCCAGATCCTTAATGAATTCACCCCTATTCAATCAGGATACCTTACGGTACTGATTGCTATTGGCTGGACTCTATCCTCTTTGATATTTTCCGGGATAAAGTCTCAATTTTCTAACCAATTAATTCTTACAGGATGTATTATTATGCTAATAGGGCTAGCTGGACTTACCTTAATTTCATTTCCCATCAACATAACACCTATTTCCAAACTCATTTTGAACTGTTTATTCCTACTGGCAATAGGAATGGGAGTTGGAGCCGGATGGCCTCATCTATTAACCCAAATATTCTCTTTGGCACCTAATGGTGAAGAAGAACTTACCTCAGCTTCCATAACAACGGTACAACTTATCGCTACTGCATTTGGAGCAGCTCTTGCAGGGCTAGCCGCAAATATTGGAGGCATTACAGTTCCTGGAGGGATAGAAGGTACACAAAATGCATCTTTAGTTTGTATGGTACATTTTCACTGGCTCCTTTTCTTGCTATTATTGTTCTTGTCTCTGGTAAAAAATAAATGTTTATTAAATCTATTGTCATGCTAA
- a CDS encoding VOC family protein gives MIKGLYETHVQVSDLEKGIQFYTEVLGLKLAHRDETRPIAFLWVGEGKEFMLGLWEQKENLQTRHFAFTSTQEDILNYSVEFLENKNLKPYNFLKNGSVEPMVFAWMPALAIYFNDPDGNQLEFISILEGDSKPGLGVLSYEEWMNLQ, from the coding sequence ATGATTAAAGGATTATATGAGACCCACGTTCAGGTAAGTGATTTGGAAAAAGGTATTCAGTTTTATACTGAAGTGTTGGGATTGAAATTGGCTCATAGAGATGAAACAAGACCTATAGCCTTTCTTTGGGTTGGGGAAGGAAAGGAGTTTATGCTTGGATTATGGGAGCAAAAAGAAAACCTTCAGACAAGGCATTTTGCATTTACAAGTACTCAAGAGGACATTTTGAATTATTCCGTGGAGTTTTTAGAAAATAAAAATTTAAAACCTTATAATTTTTTGAAGAATGGAAGTGTAGAACCTATGGTATTTGCATGGATGCCTGCGTTAGCCATCTATTTTAATGATCCGGATGGTAATCAGCTGGAGTTTATTTCCATTCTGGAAGGAGACAGTAAGCCTGGGCTGGGCGTACTTTCTTATGAAGAATGGATGAATCTTCAATAG
- a CDS encoding DUF6584 family protein: MGNLFDKVELDLKEGKKKKACDRLRNLINQFPDDLSLRTKLGQIYYNAGFLDEAGKFWILSEPENEEMEKAVELYRKTLSNSGNAILKDIVFRGSKAQLNEYAMNIFAELEKDSLKKTKHIPDFKPKNREKGKYSEIENPASFVNKICIAALIVFLISLPILGVVKFFELIKSLFSY; encoded by the coding sequence ATGGGAAATTTGTTTGATAAAGTAGAACTGGATCTGAAAGAAGGGAAAAAGAAAAAAGCTTGTGACAGATTAAGAAATTTAATCAATCAGTTTCCAGATGATCTTTCTTTGAGAACTAAATTAGGCCAGATTTATTATAACGCAGGATTTCTTGATGAAGCCGGAAAGTTCTGGATTTTGTCTGAACCTGAAAATGAGGAAATGGAAAAAGCTGTTGAGCTTTACAGAAAGACATTAAGCAATTCCGGAAATGCTATTTTAAAAGATATTGTTTTCAGAGGTAGTAAGGCTCAGCTTAATGAATATGCCATGAATATTTTTGCTGAACTTGAGAAAGATAGCCTCAAAAAAACAAAGCATATTCCTGATTTTAAACCTAAAAACAGAGAGAAAGGAAAGTATTCAGAAATTGAAAACCCAGCAAGTTTTGTAAATAAAATATGTATTGCCGCATTGATAGTATTTCTGATATCACTTCCTATTTTAGGCGTTGTCAAATTTTTTGAACTGATAAAATCATTATTTTCCTATTAA
- a CDS encoding helix-turn-helix domain-containing protein — MRPNYKKIYLDMLKMEYPDKLKDPKIKELLGKLDTSEDVLKFNDRLFKPSKESQRNNQKLKTYDKKTMLKLLEYQKKHGHSTSYMSKKYKISRTTLSKWKLMFEEELDDAMKKADK, encoded by the coding sequence ATGCGTCCCAATTATAAAAAGATATACCTGGACATGCTCAAAATGGAGTATCCTGATAAACTAAAAGATCCTAAGATAAAGGAACTTCTCGGAAAGCTGGATACCAGTGAAGATGTACTGAAGTTCAATGACAGACTTTTCAAACCTTCTAAGGAAAGCCAGAGAAACAATCAAAAACTTAAGACTTACGACAAAAAAACGATGCTTAAGCTTCTTGAATATCAAAAGAAGCATGGTCATTCTACCAGTTATATGTCTAAAAAATACAAGATAAGCAGAACAACTCTCTCAAAATGGAAACTCATGTTTGAGGAAGAGCTGGATGATGCCATGAAAAAAGCCGATAAATAG
- a CDS encoding transposase: MLYKEIHIGKFIKERVDENEITMERICKFLDKDEDAIERMYNSRSIEVDLLLRWSKLLEYDFFRLYSSHLILYAPPAAANKSPQKSDKIPYFRKNIYTQEIKEFIMKRILSGEMTQSDVIKEYSIPKSTLHRWLQKTDING, encoded by the coding sequence ATGTTATACAAAGAAATCCATATTGGAAAGTTTATTAAGGAGAGGGTTGATGAAAATGAAATAACCATGGAGAGGATATGTAAATTCCTGGACAAAGATGAAGATGCTATAGAAAGGATGTACAACAGTAGATCAATAGAAGTGGATCTTCTCCTGAGATGGAGTAAATTATTAGAATATGATTTTTTCAGGCTCTATAGTTCACATTTAATTTTATATGCTCCGCCTGCAGCAGCCAATAAAAGTCCGCAAAAATCTGACAAGATCCCTTACTTCAGAAAAAACATTTATACTCAGGAAATTAAAGAATTCATCATGAAAAGGATTCTTTCGGGGGAAATGACGCAGAGTGATGTCATTAAGGAGTATTCTATTCCTAAAAGCACCCTTCACAGGTGGCTTCAGAAAACGGATATTAACGGATAA
- a CDS encoding TROVE domain-containing protein has translation MKFNFLRKEKIEVTNHEGAKAYVMTPAEELYSAVVTTGLSDITYEKGNDRLERIQSLIQKNNPEFVAKLAVYARKDMHLRSIPLVLATELAKETSGTDLVSRTVEGVVQRADEITELLAYYQLANERADTKKLNRLSKQIQKGLVKSFNKFDEYQFAKYNRKGEVTLKDALFLVHPKAKDENQQTTFNKIVNDILETPYTWEVELSVLGQTKFANETEKKQAFKSKWEELIFSNKLGYMATLRNLRNILEAGVSPEAMSKVCSYLSDEKAVRNSKQLPFRFLAAYRELKKIDSPYLSSVWSALEEAVVVSAQNIKGSDSVLR, from the coding sequence ATGAAATTTAACTTTCTAAGAAAAGAAAAAATAGAGGTAACCAACCACGAAGGTGCGAAAGCATATGTGATGACACCGGCAGAAGAATTGTACAGTGCTGTAGTGACAACAGGACTGTCAGATATTACTTACGAAAAAGGAAATGACAGATTAGAGAGAATACAATCTCTGATTCAGAAAAATAATCCTGAATTTGTTGCAAAGCTAGCTGTATATGCAAGAAAAGATATGCATTTGCGTTCCATTCCATTAGTTTTAGCCACAGAATTAGCGAAGGAAACTTCCGGTACAGATCTGGTGAGTAGAACTGTAGAGGGTGTGGTTCAGAGAGCTGATGAAATTACAGAATTACTAGCATATTATCAACTCGCTAATGAAAGAGCAGATACCAAAAAACTGAACAGATTGTCAAAGCAAATCCAGAAAGGTCTGGTAAAATCTTTCAATAAATTTGATGAATATCAGTTTGCTAAATACAACAGAAAAGGAGAAGTAACCTTAAAAGATGCTTTGTTTCTGGTTCATCCAAAAGCAAAAGATGAAAATCAACAGACTACTTTCAACAAGATTGTCAATGATATTTTAGAAACTCCTTATACATGGGAAGTAGAACTTTCAGTATTGGGTCAGACGAAATTTGCCAATGAAACTGAAAAGAAACAGGCTTTCAAAAGCAAATGGGAAGAACTGATTTTCAGTAATAAACTAGGATATATGGCTACTTTGCGAAACCTAAGAAATATTCTTGAAGCAGGAGTATCTCCTGAGGCCATGAGCAAGGTTTGTAGTTATTTGTCAGATGAAAAAGCAGTGCGCAATTCAAAACAATTGCCATTCCGCTTTCTGGCTGCCTACAGAGAATTAAAAAAAATTGATTCCCCTTATCTATCCTCTGTTTGGAGTGCATTGGAAGAAGCTGTAGTGGTAAGTGCGCAAAATATCAAAGGTTCGGATTCAGTACTTCGGTAG